The following DNA comes from Anopheles arabiensis isolate DONGOLA chromosome 3, AaraD3, whole genome shotgun sequence.
TAGCAGATGCCCCGCGCCCATCAATCGTTTTCCGTGTGCTTGTGCAGGGCGGCGGTAATGCAGAGCGCACCGCCGGGTATGAAGCGCACAAAGTTGTCGCCCACCAGCGGTCCCATCGCGTACAGGCCGGGATGGGCCGTGCGCAGTACCGCGTTCGTGTACTTATCCACCTCGATTGGATTGTTTTTGCAGTCGATCGGTTTGGTCGGATCTTCGCCGAGGCCCAGCCCCGAGGCGGCGCTTAGATTGGACGCCCCCAGCTGATGCTGGCAGTGACCGCCGCCCGCACTGAGCGCCGGTGCGttgtagtgctgctgctgctgctgcttgtgatGTTGGTGGCGCGGTTTATCGGTGAGGTTGATGTGTTTGCATTTGGCACACATGTGCTTCAGCCAGTACAGCTTCCGGCCGAGGCAGGAGGTCAGCAGCTGCTCGGTAAACGTCCACATCGTGAGCGGCTGGACCGGGGGTCGCCCGAAGTCGTCCTCCGTTTCCGAGTCGGGGCAGGCGTTGCCGTCCCCGCCCGCCGCCGGCTTCGTCAGCGTGGCGATGAAGCGAAGGTCGGGCCGGGACCCGATCAGTATCGCACAGTACGACACGTCCAGCACGCGCCGCTCGCCCGTCTTCAGGTGCTGGACGGTGACGCGGCCGGCCCCCGCCAGATCCACTAGCGTGTGCTCGGGCAACGGGGTGTACAGGTCGTGCTTGCGGTTCGCGTCCTTCATCATCTTGTGCACCTCGTGGTACTCCGGGTACACGTTGCCCGGCAGCATCTTGTCCAGCCCGGCCGTCCGGTTGCGGTACACGTGCACCACCGGGATGCCGGACGAGCGGCAGATCGTGACGGCGTCGGCCGCACTCAGTCCCGCCCCCACGATCAGCACCGGCTTGAGCTGGGAGCGGCCCGGCTCGTCGTACTGCTCCAGCGCCCGCTCGAGATGGGGCAGCTCGTACTTCACCCACGGCATCTCCAGCCCCTCGCCCTTCACGCCGAGCCGGTTCGCCAGATCGGAGGCACCGTTTGCCAGGACGAGGTTTTGGCACACGATCGCGAACCGTTTGTTCGTCATTCGGTTGAATCTAACGGGTGGAGAGGGAAAGAAGCGAATGGGGTTTAGTACAGCAAGTTCACGCCCAGGCCCTTGCCCGACAGGACTCACCCCGCTACGATCCACCGGCCGTTGCGGAAACGCTCCGGCAGCACCGTCTCGCACTTCCCGTCCAGCGGCACCACCGCACAGTGGGCAACGGCCATACAAACGCCGGGATGAAAATCAATTCCTCGTGCTATTgcagtttttcttcattcaataCCATTGCTCTTACTATACAGGGCAGTCCTACACTAAAATCGtcaagagagcaaaaaaaaccttcataAGTATCGCTCACAACACTACATTATTGTGTAGTCCttaacaacatcaacaattaTTGTTACGAATTTAAACAAGGGCGGAATAAGTTCCTTACTAAAAACGATATTTTAAGTATTACGCGCTAAAAAAGCCGAGTTTTTCATGGTTAGTTTTGAA
Coding sequences within:
- the LOC120901198 gene encoding oxidative stress-induced growth inhibitor 2-like; this encodes MDPNLRTLSLAAWMSLPGLPFADWESRHPPVAAADGDEPVTSEPVPSVCARCNSEQTKRAKRTGQKVALSSSSKCSKCHRSGKDGNNNTSGAGNNGMTGQQQHGDGGSVVAMLDERTGKVNVRLLCPPRRNLSLKRQVSKEVETRALISRVAQYYASYVAEMGLERYFMNETIVTTVLPLDGKCETVLPERFRNGRWIVAGFNRMTNKRFAIVCQNLVLANGASDLANRLGVKGEGLEMPWVKYELPHLERALEQYDEPGRSQLKPVLIVGAGLSAADAVTICRSSGIPVVHVYRNRTAGLDKMLPGNVYPEYHEVHKMMKDANRKHDLYTPLPEHTLVDLAGAGRVTVQHLKTGERRVLDVSYCAILIGSRPDLRFIATLTKPAAGGDGNACPDSETEDDFGRPPVQPLTMWTFTEQLLTSCLGRKLYWLKHMCAKCKHINLTDKPRHQHHKQQQQQHYNAPALSAGGGHCQHQLGASNLSAASGLGLGEDPTKPIDCKNNPIEVDKYTNAVLRTAHPGLYAMGPLVGDNFVRFIPGGALCITAALHKHTEND